One window from the genome of Bufo bufo chromosome 4, aBufBuf1.1, whole genome shotgun sequence encodes:
- the LOC120999055 gene encoding probable G-protein coupled receptor 148 → MLIDYINYTPYFSNPLSLTTNGSFNSNTTGDSQGIPESASLLWTFLIPAAIFSIVTLLANPMILVSILLKDTLRNETRYILLANVMVSDLIFILFNSIISMSNAIRWYMHRVLCFSLISFTVAAYSSCVLTFTIMVVDTYVAICFPLHYYSILSMKRTRKILLAIWIFSALFPLIVSLASETFDYNLLEKQNVCLMLYYGSDERNNILVTVVCALTICFLMFCSVMITYFYIKLYAITRKSGIWVSRFSRARITLLTHFILLGLYIVPAFILTAEVMLFKNSVIGIDTRIWMSACNNGLVMMMPRALSPLLYGLRYREIYATLKHWFSRNRVSSDSYR, encoded by the coding sequence ATGCTTATAGATTATATCAACTACACACCATATTTTTCCAACCCATTGTCATTGACCACCAATGGTTCCTTCAACAGTAACACCACGGGAGATTCACAAGGTATTCCTGAATCTGCTTCTCTGTTGTGGACATTTTTAATTCCAGCAGCCATCTTCAGCATTGTCACATTACTGGCCAACCCAATGATACTTGTTAGCATTTTATTGAAGGACACACTACGGAATGAGACCAGGTACATTCTTCTGGCCAATGTGATGGTTTCAGACCTGATCTTTATTTTGTTTAACTCAATCATCTCGATGAGTAatgcaatccgatggtatatgcaCAGGGTTCTCTGTTTCTCACTGATTTCCTTCACAGTCGCAGCCTACTCCAGTTGTGTTTTGACTTTTACCATCATGGTGGTTGATACCTATGTAGCTATCTGCTTCCCCCTCCATTACTATTCTATTCTttcaatgaaacggacaagaaagATATTATTGGCCATTTGGATTTTTTCGGCACTGTTCCCCCTGATAGTATCATTAGCGTCTGAAACATTTGATTACAACCTTCTTGAAAAACAAAATGTCTGCCTTATGCTCTACTATGGCTCTGACGAGAGGAATAATATTTTAGTGACTGTGGTCTGTGCTCTTACAATTTGCTTCTTGATGTTTTGCTCTGTTATGATCACCTATTTTTACATAAAGCTATACGCAATAACACGGAAGTCAGGAATATGGGTAAGCCGCTTCTCCAGAGCTCGAATCACTCTACTGACGCACTTCATCCTGCTAGGTTTGTATATTGTCCCTGCTTTTATCCTGACAGCTGAAGTCATGTTGTTCAAAAACAGTGTAATTGGTATAGATACAAGAATATGGATGTCAGCTTGTAATAATGGACTGGTGATGATGATGCCACGAGCCTTGTCACCTCTGCTATATGGACTTCGTTACAGAGAGATATATGCTACTTTAAAACACTGGTTTTCTCGAAACAGAGTGAGCTCAGATTCATATAGATGA